In Flavobacteriales bacterium, a genomic segment contains:
- a CDS encoding bifunctional 3,4-dihydroxy-2-butanone-4-phosphate synthase/GTP cyclohydrolase II, whose translation MLNTIEEAIEDIKAGKIVIVVDDEDRENEGDFLAAADKVTPEMINFMATYGRGLICAPLIEDRCEELELELMVGKNTAEYETPFTVSVDLIGNGCTTGISASDRSKTIQALVNPNTRASELGKPGHIFPLKARKGGVLRRAGHTEAAIDLARLAGLYPAGVIVEIMNDDGSMARMPELQKIAQKHQLKIVTIKDLIAFRIKNESLIEKQIDVNLPTEMGNFNLHAFRQITNDQTHLALVKGEWKEDEPILVRVHSSCITGDIFGSCRCDCGPQLEAAMQMVEKEGKGVIVYMNQEGRGIGLLNKLKAYKLQEQGRDTVEANEELGFKADTRDYGVGAQILRSLNVHKIKLMSNNPKKRKGLIGYGLEIVENIAIEIDSNEHNEFYLKTKRDKMGHSLPNLKDE comes from the coding sequence ATGCTGAATACAATAGAAGAAGCTATTGAAGACATCAAAGCAGGTAAAATTGTTATTGTTGTTGATGATGAAGATAGAGAGAATGAAGGTGACTTTTTAGCTGCTGCTGATAAAGTTACTCCTGAAATGATAAACTTTATGGCCACTTATGGTCGTGGTCTTATTTGCGCACCATTAATTGAAGACCGATGTGAAGAATTGGAACTTGAATTAATGGTGGGCAAAAATACTGCAGAATACGAAACTCCATTTACTGTATCCGTTGACCTTATTGGTAATGGTTGTACCACAGGCATTTCTGCTAGTGATAGGTCTAAAACGATACAAGCTTTAGTTAACCCTAATACTCGAGCGAGTGAACTCGGCAAACCTGGACATATATTTCCTTTAAAAGCTAGAAAAGGCGGCGTTTTAAGAAGAGCTGGGCATACCGAAGCTGCCATAGATTTAGCTCGATTAGCTGGGCTCTACCCTGCTGGTGTCATAGTGGAGATAATGAACGACGACGGTTCTATGGCTAGAATGCCTGAACTCCAAAAAATTGCTCAAAAGCATCAGCTCAAAATAGTTACCATAAAAGATTTAATAGCTTTCAGAATAAAAAACGAAAGTCTTATAGAGAAACAAATAGATGTTAACCTACCTACTGAAATGGGTAACTTCAATCTTCATGCCTTTAGACAAATTACCAATGACCAAACACATTTAGCATTGGTTAAAGGTGAATGGAAAGAAGACGAACCTATTCTAGTAAGGGTACACTCCTCATGTATTACAGGAGATATTTTTGGTTCATGTCGTTGCGACTGTGGGCCTCAACTAGAGGCAGCAATGCAAATGGTCGAAAAAGAAGGCAAAGGAGTTATCGTATATATGAATCAAGAAGGTAGAGGTATTGGCTTATTAAATAAATTAAAAGCCTATAAACTTCAAGAACAAGGAAGAGATACTGTCGAAGCCAATGAAGAATTAGGCTTTAAAGCTGACACTAGAGATTATGGTGTTGGTGCTCAAATATTACGCTCATTAAATGTTCACAAAATAAAATTGATGAGTAATAATCCCAAAAAACGTAAGGGTCTTATAGGCTATGGATTAGAAATTGTGGAAAATATTGCAATAGAAATTGACTCTAATGAACACAATGAATTTTATCTTAAAACAAAAAGAGATAAAATGGGGCATAGCTTGCCTAACTTGAAAGATGAGTAA
- the surE gene encoding 5'/3'-nucleotidase SurE — MDRPLILVSNDDGINAPGIRALIDVVREIGDVVVVAPDGPQSGMGHAITLNSTLRCDQIHIDDGPQIEYECSGTPVDCVKLAVSTILERKPDLCVSGINHGSNSSINVIYSGTMSAAVEGALEGVPSIGFSLLDYSHDADFSASKQVVKTIVEKVLKEGLPKGRCLNVNIPKLDYSDIKGFKICRQADANWVEDFDERKDPTGRTYYWLTGSFQNFDKGNDTDEWALANGYVSIVPVQYDITAYDCISDLKLWNL, encoded by the coding sequence ATGGATAGACCTTTAATATTAGTGTCAAACGATGACGGAATTAATGCTCCTGGAATTAGAGCTTTAATTGATGTGGTAAGAGAAATTGGTGATGTTGTCGTTGTTGCTCCTGATGGTCCTCAATCTGGAATGGGGCATGCTATAACTCTTAATTCTACTCTCAGATGTGATCAGATACATATTGATGATGGTCCTCAAATAGAATACGAATGTTCTGGAACTCCTGTTGATTGTGTTAAATTGGCTGTCAGTACAATTTTAGAAAGAAAGCCCGATTTATGTGTTTCAGGAATTAACCACGGATCTAATTCTTCTATTAATGTTATTTATTCCGGGACTATGTCTGCTGCTGTTGAAGGCGCTTTAGAAGGTGTTCCTTCCATAGGGTTTTCTTTATTAGACTATTCGCACGATGCCGATTTTAGCGCATCTAAACAAGTGGTGAAAACAATTGTAGAGAAAGTTTTGAAAGAGGGTTTGCCTAAGGGTAGATGTTTGAATGTAAATATTCCTAAGTTAGATTATTCTGATATCAAGGGTTTTAAAATTTGTCGACAAGCTGATGCCAATTGGGTTGAAGATTTTGACGAAAGAAAAGACCCTACAGGAAGAACGTATTACTGGCTAACGGGCAGTTTCCAAAACTTTGATAAGGGTAACGATACGGATGAATGGGCTTTAGCTAACGGTTATGTGTCTATTGTTCCCGTTCAATACGATATTACTGCTTATGATTGTATTTCTGATTTAAAATTGTGGAACTTATGA
- a CDS encoding DUF4442 domain-containing protein has product MSKVKIADQRYSSKALRRIMNLFPPLLVNRIKIIENDSEFKNLIVEIKYSWLNKNIQKAIFGGTIFSAIDPYYAVMYWQIFNSKGIPMEVWIKKVDINYKIAATTNLKIAFNLSDSDIDLAIQELKKEGKYEVWHTVKAINKNQEICSEARVLVHIRNSKSHDLNIF; this is encoded by the coding sequence ATGTCGAAAGTAAAAATAGCTGACCAAAGATACAGTTCAAAAGCATTAAGGAGAATAATGAACCTTTTCCCTCCTTTATTAGTTAACCGAATAAAAATTATTGAAAACGATTCTGAGTTTAAAAATCTAATAGTAGAGATTAAATATTCATGGCTAAATAAAAATATTCAAAAAGCCATTTTCGGAGGAACCATCTTTAGTGCTATAGATCCTTATTATGCTGTAATGTATTGGCAAATTTTTAATTCTAAGGGTATTCCTATGGAAGTATGGATAAAAAAAGTAGACATCAATTATAAAATAGCAGCAACCACAAATTTAAAAATAGCATTCAACTTAAGCGACTCTGATATCGACTTAGCTATCCAAGAACTGAAAAAAGAGGGCAAATACGAAGTCTGGCATACTGTAAAAGCCATCAATAAAAACCAAGAAATTTGCTCTGAAGCTAGAGTATTAGTACACATAAGAAACTCTAAATCACACGATTTAAATATTTTTTAA
- the tsaD gene encoding tRNA (adenosine(37)-N6)-threonylcarbamoyltransferase complex transferase subunit TsaD yields MSKSIIILGIESSCDDTSAAIIQDGRILSNIIGTQKVHEQYGGVVPELASRAHQQNIIPVVNQAIKESGIEKNQISAVAFTRGPGLLGSLLVGVSFAKSFALGLGVPLIDVNHMQGHILAHFIKEKDGSGNPPNFPFLCLTVSGGHTQIVNVKDYLSFELIGETIDDAAGEAFDKSAKLLGLPYPGGPLIDKYAKEGNPKAFTFGIPKVDGLNFSFSGLKTSILYFIQKKIKEDPKFIENNLADICASIQHSIINILMKKIEKAAKESQINDIAIAGGVSANSGLRKRLQEMEQSHQWKTYIPPFSYCTDNAAMIAITGYYKFINNEFCSQSITPQARLSI; encoded by the coding sequence ATGAGTAAATCTATCATTATATTAGGGATTGAGTCCTCTTGTGATGACACTAGTGCGGCTATTATTCAAGATGGTCGTATTCTATCAAACATTATTGGCACACAAAAAGTCCACGAACAATACGGCGGTGTTGTACCTGAATTAGCATCAAGGGCACATCAACAAAACATCATCCCCGTTGTAAACCAAGCTATAAAAGAATCTGGAATTGAAAAAAATCAAATTTCAGCCGTTGCATTTACAAGAGGCCCTGGACTTCTTGGCTCACTACTAGTTGGTGTATCTTTTGCTAAATCATTTGCTCTAGGTCTTGGTGTACCACTTATAGATGTCAATCATATGCAAGGCCATATATTAGCACATTTTATCAAAGAAAAAGATGGAAGTGGCAATCCTCCAAACTTTCCATTTCTATGTCTTACGGTCTCTGGAGGACACACCCAAATAGTAAATGTCAAAGATTATTTGAGCTTTGAACTTATTGGTGAAACCATTGACGATGCTGCTGGCGAAGCCTTTGACAAATCAGCTAAACTTTTAGGCCTACCCTACCCTGGCGGACCACTTATCGATAAATATGCCAAAGAAGGCAACCCAAAAGCATTTACTTTTGGCATTCCAAAAGTCGATGGTCTTAATTTTAGTTTTAGCGGATTAAAAACAAGCATCCTTTATTTTATTCAGAAAAAAATCAAAGAAGACCCTAAGTTTATTGAAAATAACTTAGCAGATATATGTGCTTCCATACAGCATAGCATCATAAATATTTTGATGAAAAAGATAGAAAAAGCGGCAAAAGAAAGTCAAATTAATGACATAGCAATTGCTGGAGGCGTATCGGCTAACTCTGGTTTAAGAAAGCGACTGCAAGAGATGGAACAATCGCATCAATGGAAAACATATATCCCTCCCTTTTCTTACTGCACTGACAATGCAGCTATGATAGCAATTACTGGCTACTACAAGTTTATAAACAATGAATTTTGTAGTCAATCAATTACACCACAAGCAAGGTTAAGTATCTAA
- a CDS encoding DUF2147 domain-containing protein has protein sequence MKSITLLLGLFFSLATFAQSDAILGDWYNQEKDAVIKITKTENNTFQGQITWMLNPNDEKGNPKVDNLNPDESLQTRPRMGMVMMYDFVHDEDNVWDEGEIYDPKSGNTYSGTITLTSENNLDLRGYVGLPIFGRTSNWTRKTD, from the coding sequence ATGAAATCAATAACATTATTATTAGGACTATTTTTTAGTCTAGCCACATTTGCTCAATCTGACGCTATCCTTGGCGATTGGTATAACCAAGAAAAGGACGCTGTCATTAAAATTACTAAAACAGAAAACAACACTTTTCAAGGTCAAATTACTTGGATGCTTAATCCAAACGATGAGAAAGGAAATCCTAAAGTTGATAATTTAAATCCAGACGAATCTCTACAAACTAGACCTAGAATGGGAATGGTGATGATGTATGATTTTGTTCATGATGAAGACAATGTATGGGACGAAGGTGAGATATATGATCCAAAAAGTGGGAATACTTACAGTGGAACTATTACGTTAACTTCTGAAAACAATCTTGACCTAAGAGGATATGTTGGTCTTCCTATCTTTGGACGTACTAGTAATTGGACAAGAAAAACAGACTAA